A window of ANME-2 cluster archaeon contains these coding sequences:
- a CDS encoding CRISPR system precrRNA processing endoribonuclease RAMP protein Cas6, with the protein MCIEKRKECVQCVHRYKCIYSYVFETPIPREAKEGKRSKDEYVPHPFVIEPTLDKRQYYGIEDELDFHIILVGRAVDYIPYIIFAFEELGRIGIGKDKGKYSLEKVISINNNRELLIYDGNSHIQDDFYVMDSTELVRQAAQLNYQQVTFYFLTPTRIKNKGKLTIDIDFVIILRNLLRRLSRLAEVHCDEKWELEWNELIEMANDRVSTVSSELKWYDWKRYSQRQGTKMKMGGFLGEITFEGELAEFMPFIKLGELLHMGKGTVYGLGKYEIKGE; encoded by the coding sequence GTGTGTATTGAAAAAAGGAAGGAATGTGTACAATGTGTACACCGGTATAAGTGCATCTATTCATATGTTTTTGAGACCCCAATTCCCAGGGAAGCGAAAGAAGGGAAGCGATCAAAAGACGAATACGTACCACATCCTTTTGTTATCGAGCCAACTTTAGATAAAAGGCAGTATTATGGAATTGAGGATGAACTGGATTTTCATATCATTCTTGTTGGTCGTGCAGTAGACTATATCCCATATATTATTTTTGCATTTGAAGAGCTGGGGCGAATAGGGATCGGGAAAGATAAAGGGAAATATTCACTTGAGAAAGTAATTAGCATTAATAACAATAGGGAGTTACTTATTTATGATGGTAATTCACATATCCAGGATGACTTTTATGTGATGGATTCTACTGAGTTGGTTAGACAGGCAGCACAACTCAATTACCAGCAAGTTACTTTTTACTTTCTTACACCAACAAGAATTAAAAACAAGGGAAAACTTACTATCGATATTGATTTTGTAATTATACTGAGAAATCTGTTAAGAAGGTTATCCCGGCTTGCAGAAGTTCATTGCGATGAAAAGTGGGAACTGGAATGGAATGAACTTATTGAAATGGCAAATGATAGGGTTAGTACTGTTAGTTCGGAACTTAAGTGGTATGACTGGAAACGATACTCTCAGAGGCAGGGAACAAAGATGAAAATGGGTGGTTTTCTTGGCGAAATAACATTTGAAGGTGAGCTTGCTGAGTTCATGCCATTTATAAAACTTGGTGAATTGCTTCATATGGGTAAGGGGACAGTTTATGGATTGGGAAAGTATGAAATTAAGGGGGAATGA
- a CDS encoding 4Fe-4S binding protein, whose amino-acid sequence MSVILDKNACDKSPYCKMVSLCPTGAISVKEGEYPVFNAKTCEDCGQCVSVCPHQALSLA is encoded by the coding sequence ATGAGCGTAATACTTGACAAAAATGCTTGTGATAAAAGTCCTTACTGTAAGATGGTCTCGCTGTGTCCGACTGGAGCAATCTCAGTGAAGGAAGGTGAGTATCCCGTGTTCAATGCGAAAACATGTGAGGATTGCGGGCAGTGCGTCAGTGTATGTCCCCATCAGGCATTATCCCTGGCTTAG
- the cas2 gene encoding CRISPR-associated endonuclease Cas2 gives MMDYGKRWQNILLDHGVRVQYSVFECLVDAKTLDKLVVMLSPFTEGSDSIRFYQICEACLKKMVLLGSGEVTEEVTEEVLFHLI, from the coding sequence ATGATGGATTACGGAAAAAGGTGGCAAAATATACTATTAGATCATGGAGTGAGGGTCCAGTATAGTGTGTTCGAATGTCTGGTTGATGCAAAGACACTGGATAAACTTGTTGTTATGCTTTCACCTTTTACTGAAGGGAGCGATAGCATAAGGTTTTACCAGATCTGTGAGGCATGTTTGAAGAAGATGGTTCTGCTGGGGAGTGGCGAGGTAACTGAAGAGGTAACTGAAGAGGTTTTATTTCATCTGATTTAG